The Rhodopirellula halodulae genome includes the window GCAGGTAACGCAGCGAGTCAGCACCTAAGTCGTCGGCCATGCGTTGTTGCGACTCTTCGTCCAACTCGCCGGTCAGCGAGAAGTACTTCGGTGCAATCAACTGATCGATCGTGCTCATGTCGATCCCGTAGAAACACGGTGCGACGATCGGTGGGCACGCCACACGAACGTGAATTTCCTTCGCCCCGCCGACATCGCGAATGCGGTCCAGCAACGCGTTCATGGTCGTGCTTCGAACGATTGAATCTTCAACCAGAATGACACGTTTGCCCTGTAAGACTTCTCGCAGTGGCGTGTACTTCGCGGCGGCTTTGGCTTTGCGTGCCCGGCCACCTTCGATGAAGGTCCGGCCCGCGTAGCGATTGCGAATCAATCCTTCGCGACACGGAATCGACAGCTCGTACGCCATCGAATCGGCAGCGGCTTTGCTGGTGTCCGGAACCGGCACGATGATTGTGTCGGGATCGTCCAGCGGAACACGGCCAAACTCGCGTTCGGCCGTCGCTAGTTCGCGACCAAGGTTGGTTCGCGAAAGATAAACGCTGCGGTCATCCAGCGTGCTGGCGACGTTGGCGAAGTAGATCCATTCGAAGAAGCAATGTTTCGGCGTTTGCGGTTCGGCAAATTTTTCGATGCGAAGACCTTCATTCGGATCGATCAAAATCGCATGTCCAGGCGGCAGCGAACGAATTTGATCCGGTTCAAAGCCCAGGTTGAGCAGCGCGACGCTCTCGCTGGCACACGCGAACAAGGGGCCTTCGTGGATGTAGCACATCGGTTTGATGCCAAGCGGATCGCGGGCGACCAGCATCTCACCTTCCGCCGTCAACAACGCCATCGAGTAGGCTCCATCGAAGCCTTCGGTGACCTGTTTCAGAACATCGATCCAATCCAAACGCTCCTGCGATTGCGAAAGCAAACGAGCGATCTCATGCAGGATGATTTCGGTATCGGTGTCGAGAGCCAGGTGGTGATCACCGTCCGCGAGCAACCGTTGTTTCAACAGCGTGTAATTTGCGAGCTGGCCGTTGAAACAAAAGCTGAACCATTTCCGTTTGTGAATGTGCCGGCGTTCGAATGGTTGAGCGTAATTGCGATCGTCGGCGCCACAGGTGGCGTAGCGGACGTGCCCAATCGCGGCTCGTCCCGCCAGAGATTTCATCAGCGATTCGGCTTTCGCGCGATGATTCAGTCGAAAAACCTCCGTGACCGTGCCGACGTCCCGACGGGTTTTCAGGAGCGTTGGACGATCGGGATCGAAGGTAGTCATCCCGGCGGCGAGCTGCCCGCGATTTTGGATATCAAGCAACATCCGAGGCAGCAATCGCGAAATTTGCCGCGGCCCGTCGTCGGTGCACACGGGGCTTCGCCCGCGACCAGAGAGGTGATAGATCGCGGCAACGCCGCATTCGTGATTCAATTCAGCCATGAAATCTGCAATGAAGTGATCGCTGGAGCGAGGAAGCTACAGTCTACCGATGAGAGCCTAGAACGCAATTCGCTGAACTGCCCCGTTTGCCAACTCCACCGCCAATCGGGCGGGGGAAAAGGCCGTTTCGAACGGTCAGTGGGACCTTCGGGATCGCACGCCGATCACGATCAAACCGACCAGTAAACTTGCCAACACGATCGCGGGCCACGCGATCGAAACGCGTGAAAGCACCAGCAACGGCAAGGCAACGGTGATCATGCCCCCGCCAATGAACGGTGCGGAGAGCGGTGCGGCCAATGCGTAGTCCTCGGCCGCTCCCGATTCCAATTTGGGGTCGACCACCCGCAGCAACACAAAACCGGTCGCCGTGGTTCCAGTCGACATGCCAAAATTGATGAGACCCAGAGGAAACCACTTCTCAGCCGGTAAAATCTTTCGCGATAAAACGAGCAAACAAAACGTGGACCAGACAGCTCCGGCCACAAACAGAATGGTCAAAGGCACCCATAAAGACGCCACGGCCGCCAAATTCAAAGTGGTCACAGCCGCGACGACTAACAGATCCATCGACGTCGCAGAGATGCGTTGAACCGTGACGGGATCGATCCACTCGAGTTTTCCGGCAAATCGAAGGCACGCACGAACCAATGCCCCGCCAAACAAGGTGTAGATAAACAAAGGAAACGAGCCGACGATGTTCGCCAGTGTCAATCGAGACCGAAGCTGTGATTCGCCGGCGCTTTCAACGCTCTCAGCGGGTTCCGCAACTGGATTAGCGGCCGATGGCTCCTCCGCGGCGCTAACCGACTCAGCGGCCGGACCTCGAAACAACGTTTCAACCGATTCCGCTGCCCAGCCGACGGACGTTTGCATCAAGACGCCGATTCCCATCGCGAGGGAAAGCCAAATGACTTGCAGCAGCAACGGATCCAAAACGCTGCTGTCGATCCTTTCCCGGCCCAGCGAAGTGGACGATGCCAGCGAAGTCTTTGTCATTCGCGAGGCTGGCACATTCGCCGGGGCGTTGGATTGAGCCGGAGCCTTTTTCGCTGACAACTCAGCTTGACTCTCGTCGGGAAGCTGAATCCATCCGAAGTAGGCCGCCACTTGAATCCAAAGAATTCCGGAGACCAGTCCGTAGACCAGCCCGCCGGTGGCCATCATCACGGCGAGGTCGAAGCCTGCCTCCCACTGGATCGTCGGGTGTTGGAAAACGTCTCCCATTGCCGCGGCGGTGCCGTGACCTCCGGCGAATCCCGTTTCGATCAACATGCCCGCCGACGACGGCAAATCAAATTGAGGCCCGATCCACCACCACGTCATCCACAGCCCCACCACCGTCTGACCGATCACGATGATCCAAACCATCAGGCCTTGCTGCATGACGTCGCGAACCAAATGGCGACTGGACTGGTTCGCGGCTGTTTCGCTTTTTCCCAACAACATGGCGGCGAAGACCACGGCGATCAGCGTGGACGGCCAGGGACCCAGCGTTTGCAGCACCGGTTCTTGCCAATGGGCATTTTGAAATTGAGCGAACTGAACTACCAGCAATCCCAGTCCACCGGCGATCAGCGAAGCCGGGATTCGGCCCATTTGGAACCATGCGACCCTTTGCCGCAAAACGACTCCGGCGAGCAGCAACAGACTGACGAAGCAGATGGCAAACAACATGAAGGTCAATCGAAGCGGTGCGGAGAGCGAGACCGGGCGAGAGCCGTAGTGTCGCGGGACTGCAGGCGGGTGCAACCCAACGTGTGCACCCTGAAGCCGGAGTGTGGCGATCGCCCTTGTGAATTGCAGCGTGTTTTGTCGGTTGGCATTCCGTCGGTGGTCAATTCGGTCGTCGAAAAATCCCGGCAGTGACAAATTCCGATTTGCGGCCTAAAACATGGGCCTTCGGAGTTGCCATGGCACCCGCTCTTCTCGGTTCGTTCTCGTCTTCTCGCAACACACGTTCGCACAACACACGATGCTCGCAAGAAAACCACTTTTTCCCGGCGTCATTGAATTGAATTTCCAAGCCGGCGAAGTCTTGGGGTGCAATGTCTATTTGGTGCACGACGCTGACGAGTGGATCCTGATTGATATCGGTTACGAAGAAACCGTCGACGAATTCATCGAAATCATTCGCGGTTTGGACTTCCCGCTGTCGAAGTGCAAAACCTTGGTCGCCACCCATGCCGACGTGGATCACATTCAGGGGCTGGCGAAGACGAAACAGATTTTGAAGACCAGTATTTCGGCGCACCCCAATGCGGTCGAACCACTGACCTCAGGCGACACGCTGAAGACGTTGGCGGTGATCGAGGCGCAAGATTTGATGATGTCGATGCCGCCTGTCCAGATCGAACACGAGATCAATGACGGTGACATTCTGACCGTTGGCGAAAAGCAGATCGAAGTTTGGCACACACCCGGGCACACGGACAGTCAACTCGCGTTTCGAATCGGCGACGTGTTGCTGTCAGGCGACAACCTGTACCGCGACGGATGCATCGGTGCGATTGATGCTCATCATGGCAGTGACATCAAGGCCTTCGTCAAATCGCTGACTCGGATCCGCGAAAGCGACGTGAAGTGGTTGGCACCGAGCCACGGTCCAATCTTCGCCAAAGACAACGACATGTTGGATCGAGTAATCGATCGAGTCAGTGGCTACCTGCACATGGCCGACTTTGGAACGCTTGCGGAAGACTGGCCGCTGATGAACGAGTGGGATGACGAAGTTGCACAAGGCATCCTGCCCGAAGGACTCAAGACACCTCAGTCATAAGCTCTCGCCGGTGGGGCAACGCGTCGGCGACCGCTTCGCTTCGTTCCGTTTCTCTCGTCCAAGCCTTGGCCTCATCGGATTGGAACAGTTCATCGATGGAAGTCAAACGGCCTAAGCAATTCACGAACGCCGATGTGATCTTGGGCGGTGGCTTGTGCGGCTTGTTGTTGGCTGTTGAGCTTGCCACAAGACTTCGTCAGTCCGATCGAAAGATCATCGTTGTGGAAGCCACCGGCGGTGAAGTTCCGCGTCGCAATTTCGAACGCCCGTTTCGCTGGTTGCGTTTGCTTGGATCCGAAGCCGATTACAACCATCCAACCCAACCCTGTGAAGCGTTGGCGGGACGGCAAATCACGTGGCCTCGCGGTCGTGGTTGGGGCGGCAGTGGGCGGATCAATTCGATGATCTGGTTTCCGCCCACCGAGACCGACATCGCGAATTTGGTCGATGTTCTGCGGGAGCACGATGGCGATGTGCCGTCGAAGCTGAACAGCGCATTGGAACAGGCCAAATCATGGATCCGTCCAGAGCCGGCTCGTTGGCTGAGTGGCAGCGGGCGGTTGTTTCTGGACGCCATGAAAGACGCGGACCAATGTCACTTCGCGGCCTATGCTCGATTGAATCGAGGCGGCAGACGTTGGACCGCGTGGCAGGCCGTGAGTGAACTGCTCCAACGAGATCCGCAGGCTGGCCAGCGAT containing:
- a CDS encoding amidophosphoribosyltransferase; protein product: MAELNHECGVAAIYHLSGRGRSPVCTDDGPRQISRLLPRMLLDIQNRGQLAAGMTTFDPDRPTLLKTRRDVGTVTEVFRLNHRAKAESLMKSLAGRAAIGHVRYATCGADDRNYAQPFERRHIHKRKWFSFCFNGQLANYTLLKQRLLADGDHHLALDTDTEIILHEIARLLSQSQERLDWIDVLKQVTEGFDGAYSMALLTAEGEMLVARDPLGIKPMCYIHEGPLFACASESVALLNLGFEPDQIRSLPPGHAILIDPNEGLRIEKFAEPQTPKHCFFEWIYFANVASTLDDRSVYLSRTNLGRELATAEREFGRVPLDDPDTIIVPVPDTSKAAADSMAYELSIPCREGLIRNRYAGRTFIEGGRARKAKAAAKYTPLREVLQGKRVILVEDSIVRSTTMNALLDRIRDVGGAKEIHVRVACPPIVAPCFYGIDMSTIDQLIAPKYFSLTGELDEESQQRMADDLGADSLRYLPVSAISRAIDLPEDQLCQACVTGKYPTPIGQHLYQIACDNRGARVNNQRTYEQLAAAVAGE
- a CDS encoding sodium/glutamate symporter, translated to MLFAICFVSLLLLAGVVLRQRVAWFQMGRIPASLIAGGLGLLVVQFAQFQNAHWQEPVLQTLGPWPSTLIAVVFAAMLLGKSETAANQSSRHLVRDVMQQGLMVWIIVIGQTVVGLWMTWWWIGPQFDLPSSAGMLIETGFAGGHGTAAAMGDVFQHPTIQWEAGFDLAVMMATGGLVYGLVSGILWIQVAAYFGWIQLPDESQAELSAKKAPAQSNAPANVPASRMTKTSLASSTSLGRERIDSSVLDPLLLQVIWLSLAMGIGVLMQTSVGWAAESVETLFRGPAAESVSAAEEPSAANPVAEPAESVESAGESQLRSRLTLANIVGSFPLFIYTLFGGALVRACLRFAGKLEWIDPVTVQRISATSMDLLVVAAVTTLNLAAVASLWVPLTILFVAGAVWSTFCLLVLSRKILPAEKWFPLGLINFGMSTGTTATGFVLLRVVDPKLESGAAEDYALAAPLSAPFIGGGMITVALPLLVLSRVSIAWPAIVLASLLVGLIVIGVRSRRSH
- a CDS encoding MBL fold metallo-hydrolase — translated: MLARKPLFPGVIELNFQAGEVLGCNVYLVHDADEWILIDIGYEETVDEFIEIIRGLDFPLSKCKTLVATHADVDHIQGLAKTKQILKTSISAHPNAVEPLTSGDTLKTLAVIEAQDLMMSMPPVQIEHEINDGDILTVGEKQIEVWHTPGHTDSQLAFRIGDVLLSGDNLYRDGCIGAIDAHHGSDIKAFVKSLTRIRESDVKWLAPSHGPIFAKDNDMLDRVIDRVSGYLHMADFGTLAEDWPLMNEWDDEVAQGILPEGLKTPQS